The following coding sequences are from one Candidatus Nitrosopumilus sp. SW window:
- a CDS encoding UBP-type zinc finger domain-containing protein has product MSKKCNHFLEEKKGITPNTKSCEECEKEHLPIVAIRMCLTCGHVGCCDSSIGKHATKHFEETGHPVMKAIPGDIWKWCYHHKEYY; this is encoded by the coding sequence ATGTCAAAAAAATGTAATCATTTTTTAGAAGAGAAAAAAGGAATAACACCAAACACAAAAAGCTGTGAAGAATGCGAAAAAGAACATCTTCCAATTGTGGCAATACGAATGTGTCTAACATGTGGGCACGTAGGATGTTGTGATTCATCCATTGGAAAACATGCAACAAAACATTTTGAAGAAACAGGACATCCAGTTATGAAAGCAATTCCAGGAGATATTTGGAAGTGGTGTTATCACCATAAAGAATACTATTAA
- a CDS encoding winged helix-turn-helix domain-containing protein codes for MSDLYDETAENFLELASSQRLEILFQLLLKRSTPTFLAKEINSTKQEVHRNFIRLEETGLIEKGTDGKFGLTTFGKTMCTQVPSLVFLSRNRKYFEDHTFENIPTKFIMRTGQLASAHHIKGVSKTLEQWKSIYKNANEYIYEMLSEVPLDLIEPLIKRVKKGIRFQYIFAENIVIPKGRKSLLKKLGFDKLIEKGLVERKMESNVQTVLVLNEKEACVMFPTIDGESDITEMLYSDDPMFHEWCLDYFRYCWYGSDVFKESKLKE; via the coding sequence ATGAGTGATCTCTATGATGAAACAGCAGAGAATTTTTTAGAGCTGGCAAGCTCTCAAAGACTGGAAATTCTTTTTCAACTTTTACTTAAGCGTTCAACTCCTACGTTTCTTGCAAAAGAAATTAACTCCACCAAGCAAGAGGTTCATAGAAATTTCATAAGACTGGAAGAGACTGGACTGATTGAAAAAGGAACTGATGGTAAGTTTGGCTTGACCACATTTGGAAAAACAATGTGTACCCAAGTCCCATCACTTGTATTTCTTTCAAGAAATAGAAAATATTTTGAGGATCATACATTTGAAAACATTCCAACAAAATTCATCATGAGGACAGGACAACTAGCTTCAGCTCATCACATAAAGGGTGTCTCAAAAACTTTAGAACAATGGAAGTCGATCTACAAAAATGCCAATGAGTACATCTACGAGATGCTTTCTGAAGTTCCCTTGGATCTTATTGAACCCTTGATAAAGAGAGTAAAAAAAGGAATAAGATTTCAGTATATTTTTGCTGAAAATATTGTTATTCCAAAGGGAAGAAAATCACTTCTTAAGAAATTGGGGTTTGACAAACTCATTGAAAAAGGACTTGTAGAACGTAAGATGGAATCTAATGTTCAAACAGTTCTTGTATTAAATGAAAAAGAGGCATGTGTAATGTTTCCTACTATTGATGGTGAATCTGACATAACAGAAATGCTTTACAGCGATGATCCAATGTTTCATGAATGGTGTCTTGATTACTTTCGATATTGCTGGTATGGCTCTGATGTTTTTAAGGAAAGCAAATTGAAGGAATAA
- a CDS encoding 50S ribosomal protein L40e, translating to MPITDPEKKRIAQQARLVMRICFNCGCRNDIDATRCRKCRNPYLRLKNRNLGVKK from the coding sequence ATGCCAATCACAGACCCAGAAAAGAAACGAATTGCACAACAAGCCAGACTTGTCATGAGAATTTGTTTTAATTGTGGATGTAGAAATGACATTGACGCTACCAGATGCAGAAAATGTAGAAATCCATACTTGAGATTAAAGAACAGAAATCTCGGTGTAAAGAAATAG
- a CDS encoding succinate--CoA ligase subunit beta: MQLLEFQAKELFREYGINLLDSISSTNIEEGRKHAKELGYPFVIKIQVPVGGRGKAGGIQKCQNDDEFEIKYPQVMDLTIKGEKARAILLEKMADIKKELYLSIFLNRSKRCYTIIASAEGGVEIESVKNQIIKEIGLGEVSDELAKEVAKEMGLEGKPAEGVVDTLKKLSKLTIEKEAELVEINPLAIMQDDSIMALDGKFVTDDNSNFRHPELEKYQEKTAIEEQAEKSGFSLVELDGDIAVVGNGAGLVMSTLDMLSDNGGKPACFLDVGGGATTESVYEALTLISKLDRVKGILVNLYGGIVKTTVVAEAFLKAYEDNVIDLPVFSRLKGTESEKATEMLQGSRTKIFGTVEEAINAAVMGVKN; the protein is encoded by the coding sequence ATGCAACTACTAGAATTTCAAGCAAAAGAGCTATTTCGAGAATATGGAATTAACCTTCTAGACAGCATTTCATCTACAAATATTGAAGAAGGCAGAAAGCATGCAAAAGAGTTAGGATATCCATTTGTGATTAAAATTCAGGTTCCAGTAGGAGGAAGAGGAAAGGCAGGAGGAATCCAAAAATGCCAAAATGACGATGAATTTGAGATAAAATATCCCCAAGTAATGGATTTGACAATAAAGGGAGAAAAGGCAAGGGCAATTCTCCTCGAAAAGATGGCAGATATCAAAAAGGAATTGTATCTTTCAATATTTTTGAATCGTTCAAAAAGATGTTACACAATTATTGCATCAGCTGAAGGTGGCGTTGAAATTGAATCAGTAAAAAATCAGATTATCAAAGAGATAGGATTAGGTGAAGTTTCAGATGAACTTGCAAAAGAAGTTGCAAAAGAAATGGGACTAGAAGGAAAACCTGCAGAAGGCGTTGTAGATACTTTGAAAAAATTATCAAAACTTACAATTGAAAAAGAAGCAGAACTTGTAGAAATTAATCCACTTGCAATTATGCAAGACGACTCAATAATGGCACTAGATGGAAAATTTGTTACAGATGATAACAGTAACTTTAGACATCCAGAGTTAGAAAAGTATCAAGAAAAAACAGCAATTGAAGAACAAGCTGAGAAGAGTGGATTTTCATTAGTAGAATTAGATGGAGACATTGCAGTTGTTGGAAATGGTGCAGGATTAGTAATGTCCACATTAGATATGTTATCAGACAACGGAGGAAAACCAGCATGTTTCTTAGATGTTGGTGGCGGTGCAACAACTGAATCAGTTTATGAAGCATTGACTTTGATCAGCAAATTAGATAGAGTAAAAGGAATTCTAGTAAACCTCTATGGAGGAATTGTAAAAACGACAGTTGTAGCTGAAGCATTTCTAAAAGCATATGAGGACAACGTAATTGACTTGCCAGTATTTTCTAGACTAAAGGGAACAGAATCAGAAAAAGCAACAGAGATGTTGCAAGGTTCTAGAACCAAAATTTTTGGTACTGTTGAAGAGGCAATTAATGCAGCAGTAATGGGAGTAAAGAATTGA
- the ileS gene encoding isoleucine--tRNA ligase — protein sequence MELSTKFDAKAIESEIKEYVKSIDLEKQIFASDKPEKIRFIEGPPTMNGIPHAGHLRGRVIKDLWYRYNTLQGKKIEFNGGWDTQGLPVELQVEKELGVTGGKTEAIKQFGVERIVSECKKVVEKYNKTWVKVDELLGMSFNHEKAYWTFRDEFIEREWQVLKKAYENGILEEDFTVIAYCPSCQTSLSHAEVNQGYEEVKDPSLYYKVKLVDEDAFLIVWTTMPFTLVTDAMVGLQPEEDYVYVKVENETWVVGKTRLEEFMTEVKIEEYEIEKTVKGSEFEGKKYIHPLLNLIPELNECSKADNFHVAVSESFVDASTGSGLVHLSPANGEEDIKIANKRKVKVFSPIDDEVKFTAQAGKYQGMFVRDADRTIVEDLKECNALVKIGKIKHKYPLCWRSHHPIVWLARKGWFYKLDRLDNKAIDAAESVEYYFEQPKNRFLGIIKERHPWCISRERIWGCPLPVWTCEECNERNWFFTRKEIVESANNLPDGPDFELHRPWIDNITIKCKKCGSTKTKREEYVLDTWHNSGSAPYSSLTDEEYSNEIPAPFFTEGIDQTRGWAYTLLIENVILNNGPIPPYKSFLFQGHVLDEKGGKMSKSKGNVLEGIELLEKYPADLIRFYFMWKASPIEPLSFSTEELMSRPYQVINTLFNLHLYFKQNSQYDNFDKSNTVEWAKQKNLLTSPDIWLLSKLQKLILKITDRNNSCKFHEGAKAIDDFIINNLSQIYIPITRGELWDEDEEKKERRLAIYAVLAEVLKTLDILIHPFCPFTSEHLYQTVFDGKQSILLDKWPKSQESLVNEEIEESFDIMKDVVSISSAARMKGKLKRRWPLNEAKICVKEGLKAKLESLSELLQSQLNVEKFNIIETEKESGLEQILELKQLGLPVKPIIELERKRIGPKAKQHMGKLVAKFSETNPEEIISALQKDSKFDFDIDGEVISLDNEDFVIDFDADENFAVSKRDSYVVFISTSRNKEMMAKGLIKDVARRLQTLRKERGYNPTDVLGVASILDLDEESLEMIKEKADDLAFLVRVKQVNFTESCKEYKDDDIDGQKIRISVE from the coding sequence ATGGAACTTTCCACGAAATTTGATGCAAAAGCAATTGAGTCAGAAATTAAAGAATATGTGAAATCAATTGATTTAGAAAAACAGATTTTCGCATCAGACAAACCTGAAAAAATAAGATTCATTGAAGGACCTCCAACAATGAACGGTATTCCTCATGCAGGACATCTTAGAGGTAGAGTCATCAAAGATTTGTGGTATAGATACAATACACTTCAAGGGAAAAAAATTGAGTTTAATGGAGGATGGGATACTCAAGGACTCCCTGTGGAATTACAGGTAGAAAAAGAATTAGGAGTAACAGGAGGAAAGACAGAAGCCATAAAACAATTTGGGGTAGAACGAATTGTTTCTGAATGCAAAAAAGTTGTTGAGAAATACAACAAAACATGGGTCAAAGTAGACGAATTACTTGGAATGTCATTTAATCATGAAAAAGCATATTGGACTTTTCGAGATGAATTTATTGAAAGAGAATGGCAAGTACTAAAAAAAGCATATGAAAATGGGATTTTAGAAGAAGACTTTACAGTTATTGCATATTGTCCTAGCTGCCAAACATCTCTTAGTCATGCAGAAGTTAATCAGGGATATGAGGAAGTAAAAGACCCATCATTATATTATAAAGTAAAACTGGTAGATGAAGATGCATTTTTGATTGTATGGACTACAATGCCATTTACACTAGTAACTGATGCAATGGTAGGGTTACAACCTGAAGAAGATTATGTTTATGTTAAAGTAGAAAATGAAACTTGGGTTGTTGGAAAAACAAGACTAGAAGAATTCATGACAGAGGTGAAAATTGAAGAGTATGAAATTGAAAAAACAGTCAAGGGTTCAGAATTTGAAGGGAAAAAATACATTCATCCATTATTGAATTTAATTCCAGAATTAAACGAATGTTCTAAAGCAGATAATTTTCATGTTGCAGTATCAGAATCATTCGTAGATGCAAGTACAGGTAGTGGTCTTGTACACCTATCTCCAGCAAATGGTGAGGAAGATATCAAAATTGCCAATAAGAGAAAAGTCAAAGTTTTCAGTCCCATCGATGACGAAGTAAAATTCACAGCACAGGCAGGAAAATATCAAGGAATGTTTGTCAGAGATGCAGACAGAACAATTGTAGAAGATCTAAAAGAATGCAATGCTCTAGTAAAAATTGGAAAAATCAAACACAAGTATCCTCTTTGTTGGAGATCACACCATCCAATCGTATGGCTTGCAAGAAAAGGTTGGTTTTACAAATTAGATAGATTAGATAACAAAGCAATTGATGCAGCTGAAAGTGTAGAATATTATTTTGAACAACCAAAAAACAGATTCCTAGGAATCATCAAAGAAAGACACCCTTGGTGTATTTCAAGGGAGAGGATTTGGGGATGTCCATTGCCAGTATGGACATGTGAAGAATGTAATGAAAGAAACTGGTTTTTCACAAGAAAAGAAATTGTTGAATCTGCAAACAATCTTCCTGATGGCCCAGACTTTGAACTACACAGACCATGGATTGACAATATTACAATAAAATGCAAAAAGTGCGGAAGTACAAAAACAAAGAGAGAAGAGTATGTCTTAGATACCTGGCACAATAGTGGTTCTGCACCATATTCATCATTAACTGATGAAGAATATTCAAATGAAATTCCTGCACCATTTTTTACTGAGGGAATTGATCAAACTAGAGGATGGGCATATACGTTACTTATTGAAAATGTAATCTTAAACAACGGACCGATTCCACCATACAAGTCATTTTTGTTCCAAGGACATGTGCTGGATGAAAAAGGAGGCAAGATGAGTAAGAGTAAAGGTAATGTTTTGGAAGGAATAGAGTTACTAGAAAAATATCCTGCAGATTTGATTAGATTTTACTTTATGTGGAAAGCAAGCCCAATTGAGCCACTAAGTTTCAGTACAGAAGAGTTGATGTCAAGACCATATCAAGTAATCAACACGCTATTCAATTTGCATTTGTATTTTAAACAAAATAGTCAATATGATAATTTTGATAAATCAAACACAGTAGAATGGGCAAAACAAAAGAATTTGTTAACATCACCAGATATTTGGCTTTTATCAAAACTTCAAAAATTGATTCTAAAAATCACAGACCGAAATAATTCATGCAAGTTTCATGAGGGTGCAAAAGCAATTGATGACTTTATCATTAACAATCTAAGTCAAATTTACATCCCAATTACAAGAGGGGAATTATGGGACGAGGATGAGGAGAAAAAAGAAAGGCGACTAGCAATTTATGCAGTGTTAGCCGAAGTTCTAAAAACACTAGATATTTTGATTCATCCATTTTGTCCATTTACTAGTGAGCATCTGTATCAAACAGTTTTTGATGGAAAACAAAGCATACTACTTGACAAATGGCCAAAATCACAAGAGTCACTAGTAAATGAAGAGATTGAAGAGTCATTTGACATAATGAAAGATGTGGTATCTATTTCATCAGCTGCAAGAATGAAAGGTAAGCTAAAAAGAAGATGGCCATTAAATGAAGCAAAGATTTGTGTAAAGGAAGGTCTAAAAGCAAAGTTAGAATCATTGTCAGAATTACTCCAATCTCAACTAAATGTAGAGAAATTTAACATAATTGAAACAGAGAAAGAATCAGGATTAGAACAAATTTTAGAATTAAAGCAATTAGGATTGCCTGTAAAACCAATTATTGAATTAGAAAGAAAGAGAATAGGACCAAAAGCAAAACAACACATGGGAAAACTAGTTGCAAAATTTTCTGAAACAAATCCTGAAGAAATAATTTCAGCATTACAAAAAGATTCAAAATTTGATTTTGATATTGATGGTGAAGTTATTTCATTAGATAACGAAGACTTTGTAATAGATTTTGATGCAGATGAAAATTTTGCAGTATCAAAAAGAGATAGTTATGTAGTGTTTATCTCAACATCACGAAACAAAGAGATGATGGCAAAAGGATTGATCAAAGATGTTGCAAGAAGATTACAAACTTTAAGAAAAGAGAGAGGATACAATCCAACAGATGTTTTAGGTGTAGCATCAATCCTTGATTTAGATGAAGAGTCACTTGAAATGATTAAAGAAAAAGCAGATGATTTGGCTTTCTTGGTGAGAGTAAAACAAGTGAACTTTACTGAATCATGTAAAGAATACAAAGATGATGATATAGATGGACAAAAAATTAGAATTTCAGTAGAATAA
- a CDS encoding ferritin-like domain-containing protein codes for MSDSKPHHVVGVEFLKQNGVDVDELIEELKKNAAVEFVAYYYFTNLRSFCTGMEGEGIKGVIEDARLEDLSHFESCIDRIFQLGGEFPKDIVDFCKSAGADFLQSDKSTTLNEILEKCLKAEQGAIINWNKVCKMTHGKDPMTYDIAQSILAEEIEHESWFLELLDGRPSGHMRRRYSGERPHTSKHSRSLDSL; via the coding sequence ATGTCAGATTCAAAACCACATCATGTTGTAGGTGTAGAATTTCTCAAGCAGAACGGTGTTGACGTAGATGAGTTAATTGAAGAACTCAAGAAAAACGCAGCAGTCGAATTTGTGGCATATTATTATTTCACAAACCTTCGTTCATTCTGTACAGGAATGGAAGGAGAGGGAATCAAAGGAGTAATTGAAGATGCCAGACTTGAAGATTTAAGCCATTTTGAGTCATGTATCGACAGAATCTTCCAATTAGGAGGAGAGTTCCCAAAAGACATTGTTGACTTTTGTAAATCAGCAGGTGCTGATTTCTTACAATCAGACAAGAGCACAACTCTAAATGAAATTTTAGAAAAATGTCTTAAAGCAGAACAAGGGGCAATTATTAATTGGAACAAAGTCTGTAAAATGACTCATGGAAAAGATCCTATGACATATGATATCGCACAAAGTATTCTCGCTGAAGAGATTGAGCACGAATCATGGTTCTTAGAATTACTTGACGGTAGACCATCAGGACATATGAGAAGAAGATATTCTGGTGAAAGACCACACACAAGTAAACATTCTAGATCACTTGATAGTCTCTAA
- a CDS encoding antibiotic biosynthesis monooxygenase has protein sequence MFVMIADVQLKDGAEEDFKNWFSESNKVLANFPGFKSRKFLKSTDGSYRIVVEHESKETFIKMHNSPEHEKLHPQGHSFMSEPPQRKTYTVAAE, from the coding sequence ATGTTTGTAATGATCGCAGACGTTCAACTCAAAGATGGGGCTGAAGAAGATTTTAAAAATTGGTTTTCAGAATCAAACAAAGTTTTAGCAAACTTTCCTGGATTCAAATCTAGAAAATTTCTAAAATCTACTGATGGTAGTTATAGAATTGTTGTAGAGCATGAAAGTAAGGAGACTTTTATCAAAATGCATAATAGTCCAGAACATGAAAAACTCCATCCTCAGGGACATTCTTTCATGAGTGAACCTCCTCAAAGAAAAACATACACAGTAGCTGCTGAGTAA
- a CDS encoding CoA-binding protein, with protein MTDIFALLKGNPGDPDYEKKGVIVQGITGAYGSLHARNMIAYGTNVVAGVTPGKGGQKFEDKVPIYNTMKEAVDATNAKISIVFVPAKFFLSAAKDALEAGIKLLVAIPEHVPVRDTMEALEIAKQKDAVIIGPNTPGIMIPEIIKIGIMPPMPFKAGKIAVLSKSGTLLYEISDALTNAGFGQSITIGIGGDPVNGTRLIDAFDMVKDIPDLEGMVVVGEIGGDSEEMLAQRIIDSGFNKPTVAYIAGRAAPKEKRMGHAGAIVMGTYGSAESKVSMFNKANIPVAKRPAEVPVLLAGKMEKSD; from the coding sequence TTGACAGATATTTTTGCACTACTAAAAGGCAATCCAGGAGATCCTGATTATGAGAAGAAAGGAGTAATCGTTCAAGGAATCACAGGAGCATATGGTTCACTTCATGCAAGAAACATGATAGCATATGGAACAAATGTTGTTGCAGGAGTTACACCAGGGAAAGGAGGTCAAAAATTCGAAGACAAAGTTCCAATTTACAATACAATGAAAGAAGCAGTTGATGCAACAAATGCAAAAATTTCAATTGTCTTTGTTCCAGCAAAGTTCTTCCTTAGCGCTGCAAAAGATGCACTAGAAGCAGGAATCAAACTATTAGTTGCAATTCCAGAACATGTTCCAGTCAGAGATACAATGGAAGCACTAGAGATTGCAAAACAAAAAGATGCAGTAATCATTGGACCAAATACACCAGGAATCATGATTCCAGAGATAATCAAAATTGGAATCATGCCACCAATGCCTTTCAAAGCAGGAAAGATTGCAGTATTATCAAAGAGTGGGACATTACTTTATGAAATTTCAGATGCATTAACTAATGCAGGATTTGGACAATCAATTACAATTGGCATTGGAGGAGACCCAGTAAACGGAACAAGACTCATTGATGCATTTGACATGGTAAAAGACATTCCAGATTTGGAAGGAATGGTAGTAGTAGGAGAGATTGGAGGAGACTCTGAAGAGATGCTAGCTCAGAGAATTATCGATTCAGGATTTAACAAACCAACTGTTGCATATATTGCAGGAAGAGCAGCACCTAAAGAAAAGAGAATGGGGCATGCAGGAGCAATTGTAATGGGAACATATGGTTCAGCAGAATCCAAAGTTTCAATGTTTAACAAGGCAAACATCCCAGTAGCAAAAAGACCTGCTGAAGTACCTGTTTTATTAGCAGGAAAAATGGAAAAATCCGATTAG
- the purD gene encoding phosphoribosylamine--glycine ligase — protein MVNVLVIGSGGREHALSWKLSQSPKVDTVFTAPGNGGTKNNIPIDVDDLDGLADFAEKNNCFTVVGPEAPLAAGIVDKFIQKNLKIFGPAKDAAQLESSKIWAKNFMKRNNIPTARFEIFDDAQKAQDYVKSLDYNVVVKADGLAAGKGVIVCNSPDEAISAIQTILIKKTFGDAGNRIIVEERIDGIEASYIALSDGNIAIPMASSQDHKRIFDDDKGPNTGGMGAYSPTPIIDETLAKKIQEKIIDKTIQSMKNEGITFKGFLYAGIMLKDNEPYVLEYNVRMGDPECQPITMRMNFDLYDYFVASANGDLSSMPQISWKNQYSVCVVLASEGYPESYPKNEEITGFDSIPDNAYVFHAGTKQTNGKILSNGGRVLGVTALGDTLESAITNAYAASEKISWPHKFCRKDIGKKGLDYL, from the coding sequence TTGGTAAATGTACTGGTAATTGGTTCTGGAGGACGAGAACATGCTTTGTCCTGGAAATTATCTCAAAGCCCCAAAGTTGATACTGTGTTTACTGCTCCTGGAAACGGAGGAACAAAAAACAATATTCCAATTGATGTTGATGATTTAGATGGACTTGCTGATTTTGCTGAAAAAAATAATTGTTTTACTGTAGTGGGGCCTGAAGCCCCTTTAGCTGCAGGAATTGTTGATAAATTTATTCAAAAAAACCTCAAAATTTTTGGTCCTGCAAAAGATGCTGCACAACTTGAATCAAGTAAAATTTGGGCAAAAAACTTTATGAAAAGAAATAACATTCCTACTGCTAGATTTGAAATATTTGATGATGCTCAAAAAGCTCAAGATTATGTAAAGTCACTTGATTATAATGTCGTAGTCAAAGCAGATGGCTTGGCTGCTGGAAAGGGTGTAATTGTTTGTAATAGTCCTGATGAAGCAATTTCTGCAATACAAACAATTTTGATAAAAAAAACATTTGGTGATGCTGGAAATCGGATAATCGTTGAGGAAAGAATTGATGGAATAGAGGCTTCATACATTGCCCTCTCTGATGGCAATATCGCCATTCCGATGGCTTCTAGTCAAGATCACAAGCGAATTTTCGATGATGATAAAGGTCCCAACACCGGCGGAATGGGTGCTTATTCTCCTACTCCTATAATTGACGAAACCCTGGCAAAAAAAATACAAGAAAAAATCATTGATAAAACAATACAATCTATGAAAAATGAAGGAATTACATTCAAAGGATTTCTTTATGCTGGAATAATGCTAAAAGACAATGAACCATATGTTTTAGAATACAATGTTAGAATGGGTGACCCTGAATGTCAACCAATTACAATGAGGATGAATTTTGATTTGTATGATTATTTTGTTGCAAGTGCTAACGGTGACTTGTCATCAATGCCTCAAATTTCTTGGAAGAATCAGTATTCTGTATGTGTTGTTTTAGCTTCGGAAGGATATCCTGAATCTTATCCCAAAAACGAAGAGATCACCGGTTTTGATTCTATTCCAGATAATGCATATGTTTTTCATGCTGGAACAAAACAAACTAATGGAAAAATTCTTTCAAACGGGGGCCGTGTTTTAGGAGTTACTGCATTAGGTGATACTTTGGAATCTGCAATTACTAATGCATATGCTGCATCTGAAAAGATTTCTTGGCCACACAAATTTTGCCGAAAAGATATTGGCAAAAAAGGCTTAGATTACCTCTGA
- a CDS encoding bifunctional 5,10-methylenetetrahydrofolate dehydrogenase/5,10-methenyltetrahydrofolate cyclohydrolase, translating to MTGTKIDGKIIAQSVKDRVKKAVEELKTQGINPCLATVLIGDNPASATYVRNKHKACEEVGIATKDHKLDANTTQVQLNEIIENLNNDNSVHGILVQLPLPKQLDEFITTSRISPLKDVDGLTPHNAGLLAMKKAALVACTPSGVMEMFDYHGIELEGKNVVLINRSNLVGKPLYHLLLDKNATVITCHSRTKNLTELCKSADIVITAVGDRNKFTLTSDMIKEGAIVIDVAISRFQEKLVGDADYEDIIQKASFATPVPGGVGPMTVAMLLKNTITAASLSSQIGR from the coding sequence ATGACAGGAACTAAGATTGATGGTAAGATAATTGCACAGTCAGTTAAAGACAGAGTGAAAAAGGCAGTCGAAGAATTAAAGACTCAGGGAATCAATCCGTGCCTGGCAACAGTTCTCATAGGCGACAATCCAGCATCTGCAACCTATGTTAGAAACAAGCACAAAGCATGTGAAGAGGTAGGAATTGCTACAAAAGACCACAAACTTGATGCAAATACAACTCAAGTTCAACTTAACGAGATTATTGAAAATTTGAATAATGACAATTCAGTTCACGGCATCCTTGTTCAACTGCCACTACCTAAACAACTAGACGAATTTATTACAACATCACGGATTTCACCCCTAAAAGATGTGGATGGACTAACTCCTCACAATGCAGGTTTGTTAGCAATGAAAAAAGCAGCACTTGTGGCATGCACACCGTCAGGGGTAATGGAGATGTTTGATTATCATGGAATTGAATTGGAAGGAAAAAATGTTGTATTAATTAACAGAAGCAATCTTGTAGGTAAACCACTTTATCATTTGTTATTAGACAAAAACGCTACGGTCATCACATGTCATTCTAGAACCAAAAACTTGACAGAGTTATGTAAATCAGCAGATATTGTAATTACAGCAGTTGGAGACAGAAACAAATTCACATTAACTTCAGATATGATTAAGGAAGGGGCAATAGTAATCGATGTTGCAATATCACGATTCCAAGAAAAATTAGTAGGAGATGCAGATTATGAAGACATTATTCAAAAAGCATCTTTTGCAACACCTGTTCCAGGAGGAGTTGGACCAATGACAGTTGCAATGCTTTTAAAAAATACAATAACTGCAGCATCATTGAGTAGCCAAATTGGAAGATAA
- a CDS encoding inorganic diphosphatase — MSKNFWHDIESGADIPEIINVVVEIPKGSMNKYEYDKKHNMIKLDRVLFSPFHYPGDYGLVPQTLSEDGDPLDALVLVTNPTYPGILIEARPIGLLQMKDAGDLDDKIICVSTNDPRYLHTADISDIEDHYRSEIAHFFQVYKDLEGKKVEILGWQSAKEAKGIIVESIKRYKNTLKKF, encoded by the coding sequence ATGAGTAAAAATTTCTGGCATGACATAGAATCAGGAGCAGACATTCCTGAAATTATCAACGTAGTGGTAGAAATTCCCAAAGGTTCTATGAACAAATATGAATATGATAAAAAGCACAACATGATAAAACTTGACAGAGTTTTATTTTCACCATTTCATTATCCAGGAGATTATGGTCTAGTTCCTCAAACACTTTCTGAAGATGGAGATCCATTAGATGCACTAGTGTTAGTTACAAATCCAACTTATCCAGGTATTTTAATTGAAGCAAGACCAATAGGATTGCTTCAAATGAAAGATGCAGGAGACTTGGATGACAAAATTATTTGTGTGTCAACAAATGATCCTAGATATTTACACACTGCAGATATTTCAGATATTGAGGATCATTATCGTTCTGAAATTGCTCACTTTTTCCAAGTGTATAAGGACTTGGAGGGAAAAAAAGTAGAGATTCTAGGATGGCAATCAGCAAAAGAAGCAAAGGGTATAATTGTTGAATCAATCAAAAGATACAAGAACACTTTGAAGAAATTTTAA
- a CDS encoding 5-formyltetrahydrofolate cyclo-ligase produces MEDNPEKKSLRNLLLEKRDRTSFDMMKIASEKISKKLKKIGLFKDAQKIGAYYPIGSEVLTQDIIQELLSNGKQVFLPRVSGEQMDFKKIRDFSSLENGSFDIMEPKIECKTENNLDVILVPTVGITPKGIRLGYGHGFYDKFLVNHKTITISLTLEKQVVKNIPKSDHDVLIDWIVTEDRIIETQR; encoded by the coding sequence TTGGAAGATAACCCTGAAAAAAAATCACTAAGAAATCTTCTTTTAGAAAAAAGAGATAGAACGTCATTTGATATGATGAAAATTGCTAGTGAAAAAATTAGTAAAAAATTGAAAAAAATTGGACTGTTCAAAGATGCTCAAAAAATTGGTGCGTATTATCCAATTGGAAGTGAAGTTCTTACTCAAGATATTATTCAAGAGTTACTAAGTAATGGAAAACAGGTTTTCCTACCAAGAGTCTCAGGAGAACAGATGGATTTTAAGAAAATAAGGGATTTTTCAAGCCTAGAAAATGGTAGTTTTGACATTATGGAACCAAAAATAGAATGCAAGACAGAAAATAATTTAGACGTAATTTTAGTGCCAACAGTAGGCATCACCCCAAAAGGAATCAGATTGGGATATGGTCATGGATTCTATGACAAGTTTTTGGTAAATCATAAAACAATCACAATATCTTTGACTCTGGAAAAACAAGTTGTAAAAAATATTCCAAAATCAGATCATGATGTATTGATAGACTGGATTGTTACAGAAGACAGAATTATAGAAACTCAGAGGTAA